The window ATGCAATGGCCGGATAATTAACATGGTTGTTAGGTCAAGCTAGCAACCATGCGAGCTTAGGTTGGGTCCAGCCCTacccaatatatataaaaaaaggattattGGGTTGTCAGTTAACCCAAACTAGCAGAGTTGGACCCGTTCCagcccaaacaaaaaaaaaaaaaagagtcaggTCAAGTTAGGCTGATAGCGGCCTAACTTGACCTCGCtgggtccaatatagatggttGGGCTGGTCCAtcccaatataataataataagaaaataataataataataattcacaaaaaaaattcaaatgtcctttaaaaaaatttgtgattttctagcattttttctactaattttgcataatatcgggttgtatatttacactataaGATATAGATCCGATATTTAAATACTCAGTTTTCTCCTaaacatttcttaaaaaaattgaaatttcaaaaaaaactcaaaaatttttaaattaattccctctttcaaaaaataaaaaaatattttgtttttatgcatacagtcgaatcctaaaagttttccaagcatattttcattaaaaaaaaaacaaaaacaaaaattgcatctttttcatgttttaaaatgcaaaatagcTACTGTAacaagtttatgattatccgttagggtttgaccaaaatataaaaaaccattcaccaattattttattcactttatatttaaagtgtTAGGGTTTAActatagactttaatatttagggGTGTAAAACTATACAACAGAGCATACCtgcaggtattaaagatacaaagaaataaatacgatgctaaaatttagattttagaatggttaggatttaatcTAATAAAGTGAAGACTTCTTCACGAAAAAATATCTAGCTTGAACCTTAAACAaaaccaacgaatagaaacttgactcagaaaaacaatcaaataacaatacagcttacctcaggtaaggtGCATTGGGGGTAATGCATCTTTCCCTTACACAACCAATATCTTACTCGAACTCTTGCAGATCATAGATTTTCTAGCAATCATAATATAAGGTGGCGACTTCTGAACtcataatcataattttctGACTATTTCCTAACCCTATTTTCAACACATCCTCCCAGAAGGCAAACCCGTCGTCCTCGACGCCGCGCATGCCCCGCGACACATGCTATGTAATCCTGATCCAACTCACCTTCCTTATGCAACAGATTCTCATGCAACTGTTACTGGTAAACTCACAATTAAAACCATACAAATTTTTTCCCATCTAGCCATTCTGTCATTGAAATTGTTCTATCTTCTTATTATATCTTTTCTACATAATTTTCTCTCCAGGCATTAGAGTTTGGTTTCTGTACTGTCAGAAGTTAATTCCACAAGAACTACTCCGAAGCTGAAGACATCACTCTTTACTGTTAAATTACCTGTCAAGAGACACTCACTATCCAGGTAGCCAAAATTCCCCTGTATTTTTGTGGCTATATATATCAGCTTCACCTGGTGAAATCAGCTCTTAAGCTCCAAAATTAGCATCTTTACTGTGAAATCTTCATCCGGAAGTATGTTCACTGTCTTGACATTCCCATGAACGATTGGAGGGTTTGCTAAAGAATGCAAATAATCAAGTGCAAGTGCAGTCTCAGCAGCTACCCTCAAATGGTTTGTCCGAGTTCTCAACACCTGAGACTTTTATCATGGTTAAGATGCAAAGGGGTTCCGTTTGAGATGAATTTGTAAACTGGTAAAGGCTCTTTGGTCTGCAAAAATAGCCCGAATAGCTTTTGACCACATTCTTGCGATTGACTTGTAGCCAATTTCATGCTGAAATTCCTCGTTCATTTGAGCCTTCTCTACTCCCTTAAACTTCTTGACTGCAAGTTGGGTATAATCTGGTAAAACTCCTTTGTATACACAGCCAAAACCACCTTGGCCAAGTTTCTGATGATCATCATAATTGTTCGTTGCTTTTGCCAGCTCTGACTCACTGTAAATCCTTTCTCGCTGATGCTTTAAAACCATGCCCCCATATTCTCTAaagtttttctcctttcttaatttcatcaaaatgaTGTAGAGTAGCACTTCAATAACCACAAGGGAAATACTTCCCCCGGTAACTGTATAGAAATATTCAatggaaagaaatgaaaaaataatgaacttcCGTGATAATCAAGCTCGTGTGTTCTAGAGTGTCCCAGAAAAGTTAAGAGGTTGAATTCTTATACCAAATTCTGAAATGTGTATGAATTCTAGTAATAAATTCCAAAGTGTGATTGATTTTTGGAGGCAGGCTCCATCAAGTCCCTCTCCTGTCAGTATAGATGGACCCAGACTTCACAGGCCAGTAAAATACAGATATTTTGGTTTTGAGAGGCAGACTCCCCTGAATCCATCTATGGTCTAATTTCTCAGTTCTCATACTAGGagtagtgtgtgtgtgtgtgtgtgtgtgtgtgtgtgtgtgtgtgtgtgtgtttgtaggTGTTGTCActcaattttggatccaccaagattttctcgaatgttattttatttctattattatttataaaaatccaaaaaaattaagaaaaaaagtttaaaaattcaaaaatatacttttctcgagtcaactgcaactttccatcaaaaccgagtccaccgggtcaatacgggtcaaaccatgtcgaccagggtaaaaaatgagtttcgggccgtttcagGTCAAAACCgttatttttggtcaaaaccgagtccaccgggtcaatacgggtcaaaccatgtcgaccaggttaaaaaatgagtttcgggccgtttcgggtcaaccGTCATTTTTGGCCAAAACCGAGTCTATCGgatcaatacgggtcaaaccatgtcgaccagggtaaaaaatgagtttcgggctgtttcgggtcaaaaccgtcatttccaaccaaaactgagtccaccgggtcaatacgggtcaaaccatgtcaaccagggtaaaaaatgagtttcgagctgtttcgggtcaaaaaccatcattttcgaccaaaacccggttcactgggttgatacccatcaaaagtttttttcccagtgtttcaacataattttcggtcattaaaatggatttttagcggttgaatcaggttttttctaatactaaatagagttttaaattttgcctacataaatatatattattatacataataaaaaataaaataaaataaattgtcaaacggcgcaacacgttgcgccgaaagcaaacggtgattAAACAAATGccgaaagcaaacggtgatttaaaaaataagatctgTGGAAATTCAAAGATTTGCATGCTCCACGTGAGTGGCTATAGCCAATGACAGTTCGCGAGATGggggaggaaaaaaagaaaagaggaggaagaaaaagaaagaaagaaaaaaaagaaaaaaaaaaagaaatctttactattcacatttttttactatttcttcatgtgagtaggatattaattttcaaaaaaaacaatttgaaaaataccaaatatatcctaaccgttagatctataGTGTTTAaatctgaaccgttgatttaataagatacaatagggcttaccacacccaattaaaacctaaatcaatctcagcccttaaaacaattctcccttGGATCCGGTGGCGCCACGTCACACGGTGTACTGAGCTTTCGGTACACCGCGACACATCTGATCACACCTTAGCccatccggaccgtccgatcaacttgcagatccaCCCAATCGCAGCCGCGGGATCAGTTCAACgacgatccaacggttcacagccttcagCTGCACCGATGAACCGTGCGCGCGTTTACACCATAGCACATCTcagagcctctctctcctctcgccggcaactctctctctcccccgatctcccatctccggccgtATCAAGCCTCcaaaccaccacagaaaggtcgCCAACCTCCTAAAAAGCATAACAACGGTCTTTTCTAGCGTTTTCTCGGCCCCGTTTGGCCGGAAAAGGGtcgcgattgtcggcggccaccgaagcttcaagtcgtcgattctccttcgtcagccatcaacggccgacgataccaccgccatcagaatcctcgtcctcaaatctaccaggatcgaccgtcggttggacagaaatctcgccgggagACCTCGCCGCCAcccacagtaaccgcgcgtgtgccacacgcgccgccagtggcattttcgtaatttttcaagaaatccgagggtatttcagtcttttacctatacattgacactcaggtaattttttgggtttcaactggtatttttgatattttttatatataaatgcttgtaaattttcttgcatgttgtaaaaaaaatacaaaaatcaaagttgacacgtctcttttttaaaaggaccgatgtcaaaaatgtaaataccaaatatagattatttccattatttcttttggtaacccagacgtaattctcctttttagggttaaaacgtcagtttttagacgagtctcctaatttttagggactgatgtcatttttaacgcgtctcctattatTAGGGACCGGcgttaaccatttaaaaaaaaaaagcaaattaccaataaacccaaaatataatggattatatctattatttcttttggtaacccagacgtaaccctcctttttagggataaacgttaatattttagacgagtctcctaatttttagggactgatgtcatttttaacgtgtcccctatttttagggaccgacgttaatcataaatttttttacaaataagcccaaagtataatcgcatttgaatcaaataaaaaacacacaagtaagggtaacctttcttttgaaaggatgttttaagggtggtgtctaccttcccttaatcataactaaccccgtacccgaatctctaggaccagtgtctaatttgggatttctagttccctcaaattactagatggcgactccaataaaatctttgtttcccccaattgaaaaaaaaaaccctttttgttaaaataaacaaaaaaacgggagccgtcgcccgacgtcgtgtatcgacagtaGGGATGgatcaattaatataaaatctatAATCATGGGGGAAAACTTATCAAAACTGTTAATAGATGTTCTGATAATATTGCCTTGATCAAAATTGACTGTATTTCTAAAAcctaaaactaaataatttttttgaaaagttgcgCTACTCTCAATGAGGCAACATGACTCCTATGTTATGGCATGCAATGCATAGACGTATCAAATCAACAATCTCCATACTAACTGAAACTTCAAACAAAAatctgtttaaaaaaaaaaccaaagcaaaaaTCATGACTCAGCTAATTAAGTGTCTTGTAACATTACATGACATGCTGAAACCAATAGTTCTTCAAAAGCAGATTTTCTAGCTAGCATTGACAGGCTTAGTAGTGAGTCCAAAATCATAGGGGAAGAGGGGATCGTAATGAGAGTCACCAACATTCATAGGGAGCTGATCAACGGTCTTGAACCAAGTCCGAGGCAGCTTTCCAGTAAATCCATAATCCCCGAAAAGCACATCTGCTACTCCTTGACCTTCAGTGCCTGGCAACCAAGCAGCAACAAGAGCATCGATTTGTGACTCATAGGGCTCAATCACGACTGGACGGCCAGATACTGTGACCGCAACGCACTTAACATTGCCGCAGACATTGAGGATCGTACTTGGACCTGGTTCAGCAATGGTCAGGTTCAAACTGTCTCCAGCTGTCTCAGCATAAGGAGTCTCTCCGACCACAACAATGGCATAAGAGAAGTTGTTGGACTTGACGAAATCAGCACCAGGGTTCTTGCTGTAGACGATTTCTGTGCTTGGATCAACTGCGGCTGAGATACCACTTAAGATGGTGGTTCCTGCTCATTGTGCGATGGGACAAGTTCCATCAATACTGCTACTATTATATTTGAATTCAAGAGAATCGTGCTTGAAATGGAAGCAAAAAGGGGAAGCATGTTAATTATACCAGCAGTGTAATTGTTGCCATCAACTCCTTGCCAAGTTGCAGTCCATCCTCCACATTGATAGCCCAAATTGTTGGCATGGCTTCCGGCTACAAGGATCCTAGATGCTTTTTTAGGGAGGGGTAGAACTGGAGCATCCGCGTTCTCTCCATTCTTCAACAGCACAAGTGACTTCCTCACAGCTTCTCTTGCCAAATCTCTGTGAGCCTGTTTCATAACAAGTGGCAAGTTTTCAGGCAAATAAGTAATCTCCTGAAATGGGAAAGGAATGCTTAGAATCAGACGTATAAAGCTACCTGGCTTCCGAGCTGGTCAACCAAGGTCTCATCAGCTAAGGGAGTCTCAAATAGACCTAAAGTTAATTTCACTCGCAAAATCCTCCTGACAGCATCATCAATACGGTCCATGGAAATGTAACTGTTATTTACTAAGTCAGTCACAATATTGATGAACTCGGTATGGTTGTATGGAACCATGATCTGAAACACACATGTTAAAGCTTCAATGTCAAGAAAAGCAGCAGCTCTAATcaaccagaacaaaaaaaacattttgtttgtCAAGGATAGGAAAATTTCTGCTAGTCTTGAGAATAGAGAGATAGGAATCAACTAACCATGTCAATGCCGGCTGAAATTCCTTTCAGAACTGATTCTGTGTAGTTTGAATGAGGTGGGTAAGTAATCCTGTCAATACCCTCCCAATCAGAGATGACAAAACCCTGTGACGTTCAAAAAATGAAGGCAAAAGGTTAGAATTGTTTGCTTTTCATAATATTCTATGACTTAGTTTTGGATacataatttaatcaaaaacatCAGAAATTTAATTAAGCAGTACCCTGAACTTGAGGATATCCTTGAGAACAGTCTTGACAAGGTAACGATTGGCATGCATCTTCTGTCCATTCCAGCTTGAGTAAGAAACCATAACAGTTGAGACACCCTTGATAATGGAGTGAAAATAACCTGGCATATGAATGCTCATCAATCCATGGTAACCAATAACAGTATTGTTCTCGTTAATGCCCTTGGTGGTGCCCCCATCGCCAACAAAGTGCTTCGCACAGGCTGCAACTTTGTCCCTGTAACAAGGTTAGCATTATTATCTGAgcagttaatatatatatatatatatatatataaattaaatgtttaaattaAGTCACACTTACTTTCCACCAACATAGGGAACACCCTTTCTGGAATCTGGAGGAACATCACCTTGCAATCCAGGTATAATCTCTGTCATCATTTCAACAACTTTAGGATCCTCACTATAGCTCTCATAGCACCTACCCCATCTGGGATCTCTACAAACCTGTTTGTTATCcaatgattaatattttataatgataaataaataaatcctaatTTTAGAGATATGATCAgattcaaatttttcttttagatcACTGCGTACCGCAATGCATGGAGCAAAAACGTAAGGAATGCCTGTAGCCCTAACTTCAAGAGCAGTCGCTGCTCCGATCCTCTTCACAAGGTCAGGATCCCTGAAATAAAGAATTGTTAAGATCACAactatgaacaaaaaaaaaggcatatctatttttattttattttttgagaaattattgcATAAACCTGGTCACGGTCCTGGTCTCGACAGTTTTCTTTCAATAAACCATGTTCGTGTAAAACTCTCTAAATTCTTTGGAACAAGAAAAGGTGGTAACTAACATGTGTATGTGTAGGTAAATGATATCTTACCTTGTGGCTCCAAGACCTACGTTATGGGGGAATATAGTGGCCTTATAAATATTGTTGTGCCCATGAACAGCATCAATCCCATAAATCATAGGAATTCCAAGACGACTAGAGAGTGAAGCATTTTGGAATCCATTAATCATATAAATCCAATCTTGAGCTTTGGCGTTAAAGAGAGGGCCACTTCCTCCAGCACTTAGTATGCTGCCAATAGAGTAATCCCTCAAGACATCAGCAGTTGCAACAGATCGCTCTATCTGTGCCATCTGACCAATCTTTTCTGCTAATGTCATTCGACTCATCAGGTCCCTTATTCGTACGTTAGTTGGCTGTTTCGGGTCTTTGTATTTTATGTAATCTCCTTCAGCTTGAATCTTAGTTGCAAGACAGCATAGCAGGAGAAATCCCACTATAGGGATTGAAATCCTTGACATCTTCTTGCCTTTGAAGAAACTCTTAGAGATTTCAGaactatcaaaaaatatatatacatgtagaattgattaaaaataaagtgaactataattaaataacataaaaaaactaattactaTATATAAACAACAAAGTAGGCAAGCTCATTACAAGAGACTCAATATGTCTATGATAGGAGCGTAGGATTCAAAAGAGTATTTGATTTGAGAGAcggaaaaaagacaaaataaatctGTCTTCGAAACATCAACAGTAATCAAACACTTGGGATATATCTTCTCCAATTTCTAAGTCGGGCATCCCAAACCCTTGTAAGTTGTAACTATAGCAATCTCAGATTTCAAAGCTTTTAGTAACAGTACTGGGTAATTATATGAACCTGGTTATTTATGTTTAACCATTGCTTAAAGCACGGAAACAAACTGGACATACCTTACAATAACATTAACATGAAAAGcacataaacaaatatttttaagtcaGTCCACACTCGACACACATGGACAGAGTAAAAATCAAAGCATGCTTAATGTGACATTGTCATGATAATATTCCAACTATTTCACATAAACATGAACAACATCCTCGTTCCTCCTGTAACAATAACATCCTCGTACCTCCTGTAACAATATCAACTAGTGCTTACCTGGTCACGTCAAAAACCTAGTAAGAGAGACAGAGGTGAAGCCACAATTTGTTGACTGAAACAAAGACGTGGAGAGTAAGTGCTTGGTTTTATAATAGTAATGGTGTTACAGTTGGTGAGTGACCGTGACACCTTTTTCTAGTAGAATTTGGAAAGTTTTGATAACTGATTTTGACTCCAATTCTATCGGATTATGTGAAATCATGGGTGTGATAAATGGATCTAAACTGTCTATATTTTTATGTAGAAAATTATACGGGtagttaaacatatttttagataattatgGATAAGAACTCCATGATTAACAAGTTATTTAGTTTAATAAGATGATTAATCTTATAGGGTTTCTTTGGTCTTAAtatacataattttaattttgttttgaaagtataaaatcatataaatttattatatgtttctatatatctttatcttttcaagGTTGTATTTCTTCTGTACTGAAACCCTAATcaaaaaagatttctttgaTTATATCGCTAAACGGCAAGTAAGGAGACcttgattataaatttattatatgtttctatatatctttatcttttcaagGTTGTATTTCTTCTGTACTGAAACCCTAATcaaaaaagatttctttgaTTATATCGCTAAACGGCAAGTAAGGAGACcttgattataaatttattatatgtttgtatatatctttatcttttcaagGTTGTATTTCTTTTGTACTGAAACCCTAATcaaaaaagatttctttgaTTATATCGCTAAACGGCAAGTAAGGAGACCTTGTGGCCGCTGGGCCATTTCCCCTGCTGGGCCCGGTGTTGAATAACTAGGAAACTTAATATCTTAGAGAATCGATTGattattttggatgaaattgagaacaTGGGTGGTCACATGGAGACAATTTTGAATTTAACTCGCCATGCGTTATGGATTGTTAGCTTGCCTAACTCACCTgcgtgattttaaaaaaaattaaaagttgattAAAGATTGAATGGATTAAATTAGAaactaaagattttttttaaatggtgtcGAATCCTGGTGTTGAATTACATGGAAATGGCCATTGCAGGtgaaaacggcgccgtttcaaAGCAAACCGTTCATCTTCTTCGTTCCACCGATTCAGCAGAAAACGACAGCAGATCGTGGTCAAGTTTCTCTCCCCCACGATGCATGAACGCATGGTATTCTCTGGatttataaaagccagagaaaggccatgatgagaaaaaaaacgaAGAACAAGGGGAAGCAGGACGAAAGGGAGATAACACCAGAGGACGAACTGAGAGAACGAAAAGAACAAGGACGAACTGAGAGAACGAAAAGAACAAAGACGAACGTGAAgaacagaaaacaaaacaacGAAATAGAAG is drawn from Populus nigra chromosome 5, ddPopNigr1.1, whole genome shotgun sequence and contains these coding sequences:
- the LOC133695460 gene encoding uncharacterized protein LOC133695460, which gives rise to MSRISIPIVGFLLLCCLATKIQAEGDYIKYKDPKQPTNVRIRDLMSRMTLAEKIGQMAQIERSVATADVLRDYSIGSILSAGGSGPLFNAKAQDWIYMINGFQNASLSSRLGIPMIYGIDAVHGHNNIYKATIFPHNVGLGATRDPDLVKRIGAATALEVRATGIPYVFAPCIAVCRDPRWGRCYESYSEDPKVVEMMTEIIPGLQGDVPPDSRKGVPYVGGKDKVAACAKHFVGDGGTTKGINENNTVIGYHGLMSIHMPGYFHSIIKGVSTVMVSYSSWNGQKMHANRYLVKTVLKDILKFRGFVISDWEGIDRITYPPHSNYTESVLKGISAGIDMIMVPYNHTEFINIVTDLVNNSYISMDRIDDAVRRILRVKLTLGLFETPLADETLVDQLGSQAHRDLAREAVRKSLVLLKNGENADAPVLPLPKKASRILVAGSHANNLGYQCGGWTATWQGVDGNNYTAGTTILSGISAAVDPSTEIVYSKNPGADFVKSNNFSYAIVVVGETPYAETAGDSLNLTIAEPGPSTILNVCGNVKCVAVTVSGRPVVIEPYESQIDALVAAWLPGTEGQGVADVLFGDYGFTGKLPRTWFKTVDQLPMNVGDSHYDPLFPYDFGLTTKPVNAS